One Vanrija pseudolonga chromosome 5, complete sequence genomic window, CCTGGGGCGTAAGCTGGGGAAACGTGAGAGCAGTGACGCAGCACTTACCCAGACCCGTCGCGTTCACGACCACCCGCGTCATCGGCTTGACCACGTCCGAAAGCGCCGCAACGTCCCCGCGCACAATGgtcacgccgagcgcgcggcacTGCGCCTCGATCCACTTGAGGTACACTGGCGCGTTGACCGACAGCGACTCGaacgacacgccgacgccgccgttcgGGCACTCGTCGGGCCTCAGGCGGCGGTACTGACGTCAGCTGGTGGACCTCCTTTGGGGGCGGCTCACGTTCTTCGCAACGTCCTTGTACCAGTGGTTGTGGAGGCCCGAGTCGGTCGCCGCGTACCGCAGCACGGGGAGTGGCATCGCCAGCCCCATTGGGATGAGCTCGCGTAACCGGGCGCTTTGGGGGTTAGTCGTGCCCAAAGGAGTGTTTGCGTCTCGGGTGGTGTCCACGCTGCCAACAGCACCGACACCGCCCACACCGACGCCCACTCACAGCGACTCAGTCTCCCAGCGACACacacgctcctcggcacTGAACGGGCACCAGTTCGCCCCCTGGTCATCATCATGAGCTCGGGCCGCGCGCCACCGATAACAAAACTCACCGCCCATGGCGACGACCAGtcctggtcgagctcgtcctcgggcaggTTCTTGGCCACGACGTGCACCCTGtatccgcggcgcgcgaggatgagcgcgGTCGTGAGGCCGATGACTGGGGTGGGGGTCAGTCAAGCTGCgggtggcgtggcgcgttgcggcgggtcggcgcggccggcgcgggtTGCCGCGGCGACTGCAGGTTGTTTGCTTCTGTCGCCTGCCCAGGGCCCCACAGGGCCAAACGACTCACCTcctgcgccgacgacgacgatttCGTCCTGAGCCAGAGGGCCAGTAGTGGTGCCTGCTGGGGTGGTCATGTCGAGATGTGCTGGAGGGAGGGACATgatgagcgagcgagcgagcggcaaAGGATGACGGTTGGGTTCCGCGTTGCTTTTGTCGTTTATAACGCAGCGTGCGGCTCGAGAGTCGGCTGACCTGCCCGGATGAAAAGTGGGTTATTTGTCGCTCGGCGTCATTGCACGGAGAGTGGgtgcgggggagggagggctgCCAAAGGGTGGGCAGCCACATTGAGCGCGGCTGCGCGGGGGCAAAAGTGTGCCAAGTGCCACTAGCAGGCTGCCTGCCCTCGCCTGTTGGCGGTCGCCTCGTTGCCACCTGTACCCACTTCCccacactcacccacccactcaccccatCCCCTTCGTCCCACTCCTCCCACTTCGCCCCTCTTGACTGCCCCActct contains:
- the DAO1_2 gene encoding D-amino-acid oxidase gives rise to the protein MTTPAGTTTGPLAQDEIVVVGAGVIGLTTALILARRGYRVHVVAKNLPEDELDQDWSSPWAGANWCPFSAEERVCRWETESLARLRELIPMGLAMPLPVLRYAATDSGLHNHWYKDVAKNYRRLRPDECPNGGVGVSFESLSVNAPVYLKWIEAQCRALGVTIVRGDVAALSDVVKPMTRVVVNATGLGSLTLTDVLDTAVEPIRGQIVLVRAPKVKRCVMDSSRSDVDPTRSTYIIPRPNSGGVTICGGCYEVGSWERKADSKLSRKILEECLVHVPELSSDGTVEGMDVIRECVGFRPSRAGGPRLEREDRAVRGRRVAIVHAYGIGPAGFQASWGMAKEAADLVSDAVLESAALKARL